A stretch of the Marivirga tractuosa DSM 4126 genome encodes the following:
- a CDS encoding OmpA family protein, producing MRVILFVFISFFLTLEGVSQDKPVLIDSLESIYDDISPVISPDGITIYFTKKNHPENKGGERDLGDIWYAESQNGVWNSAKRLPGPVNNTNFNAVIGITPDGNIMYVVGNYKSPRKGGVSYSRKIGENWSEPQPIDIPYFKNKSDHLSGSLSKDGKIMVLSLESFGTRGNEDIYYTFRKSIDEWTELRNLGVDINTEAQELTPYLAKDNKTLFFSSNGRGGKGSRDVFYSKRQDATWTTWSKVKNLENVNTEGADWYFRLIEETDKALLVNTVNSIGLGNILMTKTPNEVDIEPEIEKSMTASSQSVLPFKNNSNTSKTREKIKVKFEVVDGFSGNTLTPQLLIKGVNEMSKSSYSEIVMGKTSSYQTKLFKDSIYTIDISVEGYLDDKQTIKTDSIEDNSTVKLELLSLKEGTTIQLKSVLFKRGTSEIKDGSFEELDRVYTMLKKNPTVEIELAGHTDNTGSAKLNIELSQKRSDKIKEYLVEKGINPKRLQSKGYGGARPIASNKSEATRKLNRRVEFTIIKI from the coding sequence ATGAGAGTTATATTATTTGTATTCATATCATTTTTTCTAACACTAGAAGGTGTTTCTCAAGACAAGCCAGTTCTTATAGATTCACTTGAAAGCATTTATGATGATATTTCACCGGTCATAAGTCCAGATGGTATCACTATATATTTTACGAAAAAGAATCATCCTGAAAATAAAGGAGGGGAAAGAGATCTTGGCGATATTTGGTACGCTGAGTCACAAAATGGTGTTTGGAATTCCGCTAAGCGATTGCCAGGGCCTGTAAACAACACCAACTTTAATGCAGTCATTGGCATCACCCCAGATGGAAATATTATGTATGTTGTGGGGAATTATAAAAGCCCCAGAAAGGGAGGAGTGTCTTATTCAAGAAAGATTGGAGAGAACTGGAGCGAACCTCAGCCAATTGATATACCATACTTTAAGAATAAATCAGATCATTTATCCGGCAGCCTGAGCAAGGATGGTAAAATCATGGTTTTAAGTCTGGAAAGTTTTGGCACCAGAGGTAATGAGGATATTTATTATACATTCAGGAAATCCATCGATGAATGGACTGAACTAAGGAATTTAGGAGTAGATATAAACACTGAAGCACAAGAACTAACTCCGTATTTAGCTAAAGACAACAAAACTTTATTTTTCAGTTCAAACGGAAGAGGTGGAAAAGGAAGTAGGGATGTTTTTTATAGTAAAAGACAGGATGCTACATGGACAACTTGGTCAAAAGTTAAAAATTTAGAAAATGTTAATACGGAAGGAGCGGATTGGTATTTTAGGTTAATAGAAGAAACTGATAAGGCTCTTTTAGTGAATACAGTTAACAGTATTGGGTTGGGTAATATCTTAATGACCAAAACTCCAAATGAAGTGGATATAGAGCCTGAAATTGAAAAAAGCATGACCGCTTCATCACAATCTGTTTTGCCGTTTAAAAATAATAGTAACACATCTAAGACTAGAGAAAAAATAAAAGTCAAATTTGAAGTAGTCGATGGTTTTAGCGGAAATACATTAACACCCCAGTTGCTTATTAAAGGAGTAAATGAAATGAGCAAAAGTTCTTATTCCGAAATTGTAATGGGAAAAACATCATCTTATCAGACTAAGCTTTTCAAAGACTCCATCTATACTATTGATATTTCAGTTGAGGGTTATTTAGATGATAAGCAAACCATTAAAACAGACAGTATTGAAGATAATTCAACTGTGAAGCTGGAGCTGTTGAGTTTGAAAGAGGGGACTACTATTCAATTAAAGAGTGTGTTGTTTAAAAGAGGGACATCTGAAATTAAAGATGGTTCTTTTGAAGAACTAGATCGAGTGTATACTATGCTAAAGAAAAATCCAACTGTTGAAATTGAATTAGCTGGCCATACAGACAATACTGGAAGTGCTAAATTAAACATTGAACTATCACAAAAGCGATCAGATAAAATTAAAGAATATTTGGTAGAAAAAGGCATAAATCCCAAACGATTGCAAAGTAAGGGATATGGAGGAGCACGCCCTATAGCTAGTAATAAATCTGAAGCTACACGAAAACTGAACCGCAGAGTAGAATTCACAATTATTAAAATTTAA
- a CDS encoding TetR/AcrR family transcriptional regulator has protein sequence MLTEELSLRERKAAKLKMLILSLAKEMLLKKNFNDIHVIDICKEANISKVTFFRYFPQKEDLLLYFMRVWSFEISVSLLKQDLNGIKAVKYIYDRYGDLCERYDSMILHLIKYHAASSKVLKPISIKKAEKYLLFPNFEDIKQMEVLAFDKLLEKYLLEAIFQTEITKSSNVNDMVGMLLTNTYGSILVAKMKQLPVKALLKKNINAILETF, from the coding sequence ATGCTTACAGAGGAGCTTAGCTTGAGGGAAAGAAAGGCAGCAAAATTGAAGATGTTGATTTTGAGTCTTGCTAAAGAAATGCTTTTGAAAAAGAATTTTAATGATATTCATGTAATTGATATTTGTAAGGAAGCTAATATTTCTAAAGTAACCTTTTTTCGATATTTCCCCCAGAAGGAAGATTTGTTACTTTATTTTATGCGTGTTTGGTCTTTTGAGATAAGTGTAAGCTTGCTGAAACAAGACCTGAATGGAATAAAAGCCGTAAAATATATTTATGATCGATATGGAGATTTATGTGAAAGATATGATTCCATGATTCTGCATTTAATAAAATATCATGCGGCTTCGTCTAAAGTATTAAAGCCTATAAGCATTAAGAAAGCCGAAAAGTACCTTCTATTTCCTAATTTCGAAGATATTAAACAGATGGAAGTCTTGGCTTTTGATAAATTATTAGAGAAGTATTTGTTGGAAGCCATTTTTCAAACTGAGATAACCAAGAGTTCTAATGTCAATGATATGGTAGGGATGCTACTGACCAATACTTATGGTTCGATTTTAGTAGCGAAAATGAAGCAATTACCTGTAAAAGCCCTGCTCAAGAAAAATATCAATGCAATTCTGGAAACTTTCTGA
- a CDS encoding deoxyhypusine synthase family protein: MKITEFLKHNYRHFNAAALIDAADAYKSHVESGKKMLVSLAGAMSTAELGISFAEMIRQDKVQIISCTGANLEEDLMNLVAHSHYERVPNYRDLTPQQEWDLLEKGLNRVTDTCIPEEEAFRRLQQHIFEIWKEAEENGERYFPHEFMYKLIRSGVLEQYYEIDPKNSWMLAAAEKNLPIIVPGWEDSTMGNIFASYCVKGELKPSTMKSGIEYMTFLADWYKNNAGTEGVGFFQIGGGIAGDFPICVVPMLYQDLEYTDVPFWSYFCQISDSTTSYGSYSGAVPNEKITWGKLDIDTPKFIVESDATIVAPLIFAIVLGQ; the protein is encoded by the coding sequence ATGAAGATTACAGAATTTTTAAAACATAACTATCGCCATTTTAATGCTGCTGCACTTATTGATGCTGCAGATGCTTACAAAAGTCATGTAGAATCTGGCAAAAAGATGTTAGTATCACTAGCTGGTGCGATGTCTACTGCAGAGCTTGGTATTTCCTTTGCTGAAATGATCCGACAAGATAAGGTGCAGATCATAAGTTGTACTGGAGCCAATCTTGAAGAAGATTTAATGAATTTGGTAGCGCATAGTCATTATGAAAGAGTGCCTAACTACAGAGATCTAACACCACAGCAAGAATGGGATTTGTTAGAAAAGGGACTGAATAGAGTAACAGATACTTGTATTCCAGAAGAAGAAGCTTTCAGAAGATTGCAACAGCATATTTTTGAAATCTGGAAAGAAGCTGAAGAAAATGGAGAACGATATTTTCCGCATGAATTCATGTATAAATTAATTAGGTCAGGTGTATTAGAGCAATACTACGAGATTGACCCTAAAAACAGTTGGATGTTGGCTGCTGCAGAGAAGAACTTGCCAATTATAGTTCCAGGCTGGGAGGACAGTACAATGGGGAATATTTTCGCCAGCTATTGCGTAAAAGGAGAGTTAAAACCATCCACCATGAAGTCAGGAATTGAATATATGACTTTCTTAGCTGATTGGTATAAAAATAACGCAGGTACTGAGGGTGTAGGTTTTTTCCAAATAGGAGGGGGTATAGCTGGAGATTTCCCAATCTGTGTGGTTCCAATGCTATATCAAGATTTAGAATATACTGACGTTCCCTTTTGGAGCTATTTCTGTCAAATTTCCGACTCTACTACTAGTTATGGTTCTTATTCAGGGGCAGTACCTAATGAGAAAATTACTTGGGGTAAATTAGATATTGATACTCCTAAATTTATTGTAGAATCAGATGCCACTATTGTTGCACCATTGATTTTTGCGATTGTTTTAGGGCAGTAG
- a CDS encoding DUF3857 domain-containing protein → MRHIFILIIFSIASVGFSQQYQPYNWEDKRNPEKLNKNQSNSEISILNKHQYQFVYEDQKLVLYSTEHSIVKVNNDKAVSSNNRIYIPLENTIEIMDVKARTLGPDGKTVELDKNEIKEVEDKDGGKGYKIFAIEGAEVGDEIEFFHTRKMKPLNFGREYAQFNNPTNKFQFTLSCPANLRYDVKSYNGLPEIEVTNTEDYNKYNITAKNIPELTNEPFSNYNSERMRVEFILAFNTYGDGSKIYTWEKIGKNTYSAITEREKSEEKAVRKLLKKLNMPTTSSEYEKAAYIEDYLKKNYFYEENAGPESSKLDFIIKNKFSNKLGLSRLTVALLNEFNLQYELVVTPDRSVMEIDLDFETYNYLSDYLIYLPKSNKYLTPHDMSVRLDMVPAQHTATNAIFIKETKIRDYVIPVVETRYIEAPSADLNRDDMEVVVDFQEDLSGNKINLKRKFTGYQSSFIKSILPIIEEKQKEELLKNLVKFMTTDADIQTMEFQESEFDYTNWTTPLEISSTFTSKAFLDKAGPTLLLKVGELIGPQSELYQEEDRKLKVVNEFNRKYDRKITINLPPQYEPQNLEDLNIDEVVKNIEGNEIFKFKSTYEINQNQLIIQIDEFYEKIHYPKEEFEAFQKVINAAADFNKIVLVLKKK, encoded by the coding sequence ATGAGACACATATTTATACTAATCATCTTTTCTATTGCAAGTGTTGGCTTTTCTCAGCAATACCAACCTTATAATTGGGAAGACAAAAGGAATCCAGAAAAACTAAATAAAAATCAAAGCAATAGCGAAATTAGTATCTTAAATAAGCATCAATACCAATTTGTTTATGAAGATCAAAAGCTTGTGTTATATAGTACCGAGCATTCTATAGTTAAAGTCAACAATGATAAAGCAGTTTCATCAAATAATAGAATATACATTCCTTTGGAAAATACTATTGAAATAATGGATGTAAAGGCTAGAACATTAGGCCCTGATGGAAAAACAGTTGAATTAGACAAAAATGAAATTAAGGAAGTTGAAGACAAGGATGGAGGGAAAGGATATAAAATATTTGCAATTGAAGGAGCTGAAGTGGGTGATGAAATAGAATTTTTTCATACTCGAAAAATGAAGCCTTTAAACTTTGGAAGGGAATATGCCCAATTTAATAATCCTACAAATAAATTTCAGTTTACATTATCATGTCCTGCTAATCTACGCTACGATGTAAAGAGCTATAATGGGCTTCCCGAAATTGAGGTTACCAATACTGAAGATTACAATAAGTACAATATCACAGCCAAAAATATTCCTGAATTAACAAATGAGCCATTTTCAAATTATAATTCAGAAAGAATGAGAGTAGAGTTCATACTAGCATTTAATACATATGGTGATGGATCCAAAATATATACATGGGAAAAAATTGGTAAAAACACCTACTCAGCAATTACAGAAAGAGAGAAATCAGAAGAAAAAGCTGTTCGTAAGCTACTTAAGAAGTTGAATATGCCAACTACATCAAGTGAATATGAAAAAGCTGCATATATTGAAGATTATCTAAAGAAAAATTACTTCTACGAAGAAAATGCCGGACCAGAATCAAGTAAATTGGATTTTATCATTAAAAATAAATTCAGTAACAAATTAGGTCTTAGTAGGCTTACTGTAGCTCTACTTAATGAATTCAATTTGCAGTATGAGCTAGTGGTAACTCCTGATAGGTCAGTTATGGAAATAGATTTAGACTTTGAAACTTATAATTACCTATCTGATTATCTAATATATTTACCCAAGAGCAACAAATATTTAACCCCTCACGATATGTCAGTGAGGCTTGACATGGTACCTGCTCAACACACTGCTACGAATGCAATATTTATTAAGGAAACTAAGATCAGAGATTATGTCATCCCTGTGGTTGAAACACGGTATATTGAAGCCCCGTCAGCCGATTTAAATAGGGACGATATGGAAGTTGTAGTTGATTTTCAAGAAGACCTATCGGGTAACAAGATAAATTTAAAAAGAAAATTCACGGGATATCAATCTTCTTTTATTAAATCAATATTACCAATTATTGAAGAAAAACAAAAAGAAGAATTATTGAAAAATTTGGTAAAATTCATGACAACTGATGCTGATATTCAAACAATGGAATTTCAAGAATCTGAGTTTGATTATACAAATTGGACAACTCCCCTGGAAATTTCAAGTACTTTTACTTCTAAAGCATTTTTAGATAAAGCTGGCCCTACTTTACTATTGAAAGTAGGAGAATTGATTGGCCCACAATCTGAACTTTATCAGGAAGAAGATCGAAAATTAAAGGTTGTAAATGAATTTAATAGGAAATATGATAGAAAAATCACGATCAACCTCCCCCCTCAATACGAACCTCAAAACTTAGAAGATTTAAATATAGATGAAGTGGTGAAAAACATTGAAGGCAACGAAATATTTAAATTTAAGTCAACTTATGAAATAAATCAAAATCAATTAATCATTCAAATTGATGAATTTTATGAAAAGATACATTATCCAAAAGAAGAATTTGAAGCTTTCCAAAAAGTCATAAATGCCGCTGCTGATTTTAACAAAATAGTGCTGGTACTGAAAAAGAAATGA
- a CDS encoding transglutaminase domain-containing protein, which produces MKQEKLLTRPITEMEPYTKRTHHKICGFLILILFHVFNSQGQDLNSLTNKLKKSYPNEQAVFNKIALDLEIIMEKGKPVIKAKNYEEIIHLGAYSNQYTTNKIYTNSFETINDIEAFTEVPYKNRTKTFKVDEFKESFDKNSSVFYDDTKVLNFIFPGIQSGSKTILEYTRTLSEPRFAPGFYFQSYLPIVNATYTIEVDKQIDVEFDLRNTEGHDLKISKEESRNKIKYTYNVKNISKYKIENNTPDVKYFIPHINLRINSYDNDKNKTVNLLSGPEDLHKWYRGFIEGLKTNYSAEIDKLTNSIIKDIDDEKEQAKAIFYWVQQNIKYIAFEDGMRGFIPHNGAYVCSKRYGDCKDMASLVVNMLHHAGIEAYFTWVGTRDIPYNYSDFATPSVDNHMIATYIHDNNYYYLDATAQFSPFEIPSSMIQGKEVLISLGDNYEIKKVPEIDKQVSLITDSIRFSLKNGVLEGSGKVSLSGFARVFNNYKLDVTSEQDKEDYLKRFLSKGSNKFQLEDYNIKQLKDLDLPLLIDYSFSVQNYYQEVGDEIYLNLNLEKPFNNDQIDEDRTQSIENEYKFIQRNVNRFTIPEDYKVTYLPQDHAFEGDLFGFSINYTQKDDEVILSSEYYLDYLLMQPDQFENWNNAINKLSEAFSEIIILKK; this is translated from the coding sequence ATGAAACAGGAGAAATTATTAACAAGACCTATTACAGAGATGGAACCATATACTAAACGCACCCATCATAAAATTTGTGGGTTTTTGATTCTGATTTTATTTCATGTTTTCAATTCACAAGGACAAGATTTAAATTCCCTGACGAATAAATTGAAGAAATCATATCCCAATGAGCAAGCTGTTTTTAATAAGATAGCACTTGATTTGGAAATTATAATGGAAAAAGGCAAGCCAGTTATTAAAGCAAAGAATTACGAAGAAATAATTCACCTAGGCGCCTATTCTAATCAATATACAACTAATAAGATATATACCAATTCATTTGAAACCATAAATGATATTGAGGCTTTCACGGAAGTCCCATACAAAAACAGGACTAAAACATTTAAGGTGGACGAATTTAAAGAATCATTCGATAAAAACTCTTCTGTATTTTATGATGACACCAAGGTATTGAACTTTATATTTCCAGGAATTCAATCGGGATCCAAAACTATTTTGGAATATACTAGAACCTTAAGCGAACCTCGCTTTGCTCCTGGGTTTTATTTTCAAAGTTATTTACCCATCGTGAATGCCACTTATACTATTGAAGTTGACAAGCAAATTGACGTTGAATTTGATCTCAGAAATACTGAAGGTCATGATTTAAAGATTTCAAAGGAAGAAAGTAGAAATAAAATAAAATACACATACAATGTAAAAAATATTAGTAAATACAAAATAGAAAATAACACCCCTGATGTTAAATACTTTATTCCTCATATAAATTTAAGAATCAACAGTTATGATAATGATAAAAATAAAACAGTAAACCTCCTATCGGGTCCAGAAGATCTTCATAAATGGTATAGAGGCTTTATTGAAGGCTTAAAAACTAACTATAGTGCAGAAATAGACAAATTAACGAACTCCATAATCAAGGATATTGATGATGAAAAAGAACAAGCTAAAGCAATTTTTTATTGGGTACAGCAAAACATTAAATATATAGCTTTTGAAGATGGCATGAGAGGCTTTATTCCTCACAACGGAGCTTATGTATGCAGTAAACGCTATGGTGATTGTAAAGATATGGCAAGTTTAGTGGTAAATATGCTACACCATGCTGGAATTGAGGCCTACTTCACTTGGGTAGGAACCAGAGATATACCTTATAACTATTCTGATTTTGCTACGCCTTCGGTAGATAATCATATGATCGCAACATATATTCATGATAATAACTACTATTACCTTGACGCTACAGCACAATTTTCTCCCTTTGAAATTCCATCATCTATGATTCAAGGCAAAGAAGTTTTGATCTCATTGGGAGATAACTATGAAATAAAAAAAGTGCCAGAAATCGATAAACAAGTTAGTTTAATAACTGACAGTATACGTTTCAGCTTGAAAAACGGAGTACTTGAAGGCAGTGGAAAAGTTAGTTTATCTGGTTTCGCAAGAGTTTTTAATAATTATAAACTTGATGTTACAAGTGAACAAGATAAAGAAGACTATCTTAAAAGATTTCTATCCAAAGGCAGCAATAAATTTCAATTAGAAGATTATAATATTAAACAGTTGAAAGATTTAGACCTTCCACTTTTAATAGATTACTCTTTCTCTGTACAGAACTATTACCAGGAAGTTGGTGATGAAATTTACCTAAACCTGAATCTTGAAAAGCCTTTTAATAATGATCAAATTGATGAAGATAGAACGCAGTCAATAGAAAATGAATATAAATTTATTCAAAGAAATGTAAATAGATTTACGATACCAGAGGATTACAAAGTAACATATTTACCTCAAGATCATGCTTTTGAAGGAGACTTATTTGGTTTTAGTATTAATTATACACAAAAAGACGATGAAGTAATACTATCATCAGAATACTATTTAGACTATTTATTAATGCAACCCGATCAATTTGAAAACTGGAATAATGCGATCAATAAATTAAGCGAAGCCTTTAGCGAAATTATTATTCTAAAAAAATAG
- a CDS encoding toxin-antitoxin system YwqK family antitoxin, with translation MKYLLISILFLVNFALSAQNSPTPLINSQELLTEANTLSNEGKYEEAIPLYLKISESDTNYVKMLSELIFAYNKTDQFEKAITIGEEYKNSTNPYRLVFYNQLGTAYLGLGKKEKAIKEIETALEKYPYQISLYFNLGKIYMKAEMYDEAETVFKQGLKINPFHSSIHILLGNLMTLKGFKTRAALSYSMGIALNPSNNQALVILNDLFKNSLEFQGSIDGGSETVFTELELIINSNAATDDKFKTDIVLRAPVAQQMELILESLSYKENTNNFWMNFYVPLYTSYQKEEMENSFIHFILSSTNNKDVSKWIKKNEKELSSFYDFTNNYLKEFREINHVKRDGKSEEYPFWFYDSNQLFAIGKYEDDLYLDDWVFYHPNGEVKIEGEFNNKGQKQGEWLYYYDNGILEKIENYSQDSIEGEITFYDETGIISSKVFYKNSEPHGKIETYYSCGALKETWSIKNGEKQGQGIYFNKIGDSVATYNYLDNKLTKDYVSYYYDGTVQNSVKYKNNLAEGPFHAYYQSGQLKTVGTYKNDKYDSLWKGYYENGKLSFEGLYKEGEKIGHWKFFHESGKLDTEEVYNNNDYDYINKTYSSEGVLMQESYYNDDKFVGYKNFNTKGELINEAFDKKGSFEYIAYYPTGAKYQEGTYKNGELEDKFINYYQNGQKNSEGTYSNGLLEGEFIVFHENGSISRKSDFENGIENGYNINYYDNGNIKNEGWIIDDQQQQLWKFYDKDGSLANDIYFLSGEPNGYENHYDNKERITKRFKYKNGYLLEINQYDTLGNKFHTNTFEFGNGEYILKYHDGKTYYETEISCGENTKDIVSYYPSGQKYIHSPIKNGKLNGEYVVYYPNGNIEVKGMYNHGLQEGKWYWYYEDGTLESEGVYKNDKINGYSKDFYESGQLQSVCNYVDGEKIGKCSFYTVDGEKYLIKEYDKSGIISFSGFNKEGEYKTNSFDGTGEIITYYQNGQLAVVQTYENGYFSGKKLRFYPSGQLKSEELIENGIAKGTDKNYYKDGSIKRTVRFENDYVEGKVIEYYQNGNIKEEIEYLGGERNGWRIEYNETGEIINKTYYRDGTIY, from the coding sequence ATGAAATACCTTCTTATTAGCATTCTATTTTTAGTAAATTTTGCATTATCAGCCCAAAACAGCCCCACCCCTTTGATTAATTCACAAGAATTATTAACCGAAGCAAATACGCTTTCTAATGAGGGTAAATACGAAGAAGCCATACCGTTATATTTAAAAATATCTGAAAGCGATACAAACTATGTTAAAATGCTATCAGAACTGATTTTTGCTTATAATAAAACTGATCAATTTGAAAAGGCTATAACTATAGGAGAAGAATATAAGAACTCTACTAACCCTTACAGGTTAGTGTTTTATAATCAATTAGGAACCGCTTACCTAGGGTTAGGTAAGAAAGAAAAAGCAATTAAAGAAATTGAAACAGCTTTAGAAAAATATCCTTATCAAATATCTCTTTATTTCAATTTGGGTAAGATTTACATGAAGGCTGAAATGTATGATGAAGCAGAGACTGTATTTAAGCAAGGTTTAAAAATAAACCCTTTTCATAGTAGCATTCATATACTTTTGGGGAATTTAATGACTTTAAAAGGATTCAAAACCAGAGCAGCATTGAGCTACTCAATGGGAATAGCCTTAAATCCATCAAACAATCAGGCCTTGGTAATTCTGAATGATTTATTTAAAAATTCACTTGAATTTCAAGGATCAATCGATGGGGGTTCCGAAACTGTATTTACAGAATTAGAGCTCATTATCAATAGCAATGCTGCCACTGACGATAAATTTAAAACGGACATCGTGCTAAGGGCACCAGTAGCTCAGCAAATGGAACTAATACTAGAATCCCTTTCTTATAAAGAAAATACGAATAACTTTTGGATGAATTTCTATGTCCCTCTTTATACATCTTATCAGAAAGAAGAAATGGAAAATTCTTTTATCCATTTCATTTTATCATCAACAAACAACAAAGATGTTAGCAAATGGATAAAGAAAAACGAAAAGGAATTGTCATCATTTTATGACTTTACAAATAATTACCTAAAGGAATTTAGAGAAATAAATCATGTTAAACGTGATGGTAAATCTGAAGAGTACCCATTTTGGTTTTATGACAGCAATCAGCTTTTTGCTATAGGAAAATATGAAGATGACTTGTATTTAGATGATTGGGTTTTTTACCATCCTAACGGTGAAGTAAAAATTGAAGGAGAGTTTAATAATAAAGGACAAAAACAGGGCGAATGGTTGTACTATTACGACAACGGAATTCTTGAAAAAATTGAAAATTATAGCCAGGATAGTATAGAAGGGGAAATAACTTTTTATGACGAAACTGGAATAATTTCTTCTAAAGTCTTCTATAAAAACAGTGAGCCCCATGGTAAAATTGAAACATACTACTCATGTGGAGCATTAAAAGAAACATGGAGCATCAAGAATGGAGAGAAACAAGGACAAGGTATTTACTTTAATAAAATAGGCGATAGTGTTGCAACCTATAATTACTTGGATAACAAGCTAACAAAGGACTATGTATCCTACTACTATGATGGTACAGTACAAAATAGTGTGAAATATAAAAATAATTTAGCTGAGGGTCCATTCCATGCTTATTACCAGAGCGGCCAATTGAAAACCGTAGGGACTTACAAAAATGACAAATATGATAGTTTATGGAAAGGCTATTATGAAAATGGAAAGCTTTCTTTTGAAGGTCTATATAAGGAAGGAGAAAAAATAGGGCATTGGAAATTTTTTCACGAAAGCGGAAAACTTGACACTGAAGAAGTCTATAACAACAATGATTATGACTATATAAATAAAACATACTCTTCCGAAGGTGTTTTAATGCAAGAATCATATTATAATGATGATAAGTTTGTAGGATATAAAAATTTTAATACAAAAGGAGAATTAATAAATGAAGCTTTCGATAAAAAAGGAAGCTTTGAATATATAGCATATTACCCAACTGGAGCAAAATATCAAGAAGGGACTTATAAAAATGGGGAGCTTGAAGATAAGTTTATTAATTACTATCAGAACGGGCAAAAAAATAGCGAAGGCACATATAGTAATGGGCTCTTGGAGGGAGAATTTATAGTCTTTCATGAAAACGGAAGTATTTCAAGAAAAAGCGACTTCGAAAATGGAATCGAAAACGGTTATAACATTAATTATTATGATAATGGAAATATTAAAAATGAAGGATGGATAATAGATGACCAACAACAGCAATTATGGAAGTTCTATGATAAAGATGGTTCTTTGGCTAATGATATATATTTCCTTAGTGGAGAACCTAATGGATATGAAAATCACTATGACAACAAAGAAAGAATCACTAAAAGATTTAAATATAAAAATGGATATCTCTTGGAAATAAATCAGTATGACACTTTAGGGAATAAATTTCACACCAATACATTTGAATTTGGGAATGGTGAATATATTTTGAAATATCATGATGGAAAAACCTATTATGAAACTGAAATTAGCTGTGGAGAAAACACCAAAGATATTGTATCTTATTACCCTTCTGGACAAAAATATATTCATAGCCCTATTAAAAATGGAAAGCTAAATGGGGAATATGTGGTTTATTATCCAAACGGAAATATTGAAGTAAAGGGTATGTATAATCACGGCTTACAAGAAGGTAAATGGTATTGGTATTATGAGGACGGGACATTAGAGTCTGAGGGGGTATATAAAAATGACAAAATAAATGGCTATTCTAAAGATTTTTACGAATCTGGTCAATTGCAATCCGTCTGCAATTATGTAGATGGTGAAAAAATTGGTAAATGTTCATTTTACACAGTAGATGGAGAGAAGTACTTAATTAAGGAATACGATAAATCAGGTATCATTTCTTTCTCAGGTTTTAACAAAGAAGGTGAATATAAAACAAATTCTTTCGATGGAACTGGTGAAATCATCACCTATTATCAAAACGGGCAGTTAGCGGTTGTCCAAACTTATGAAAACGGATATTTTAGTGGCAAAAAACTACGATTTTATCCTTCTGGGCAGTTAAAAAGTGAAGAATTAATAGAAAATGGCATTGCCAAAGGAACGGATAAAAACTACTACAAAGATGGTAGCATAAAACGTACAGTGAGATTTGAAAATGACTATGTGGAAGGAAAAGTCATAGAATATTATCAAAACGGCAACATAAAAGAAGAGATTGAATACTTAGGTGGAGAAAGAAATGGTTGGCGAATAGAATACAATGAAACAGGAGAAATTATTAACAAGACCTATTACAGAGATGGAACCATATACTAA